GTAAAATCAGATTCCTGTAACAACCCTATTAAGCTTTATAAACGCATTCACGGGGTCTGCGTAATTCCAGACGCCACCGAGCGAAGCGACGCCGGCAGGCGAAATCTTTTTGAAATCGTCAATCGTATCCGTATCGACGCCTCCCCATAAAATGAGGGAGGCTTTTGCATTTATGCTTAAAGAAGATCCAAGCGTTTCAACAGGTTCAATCGCCGAAAGCGGCTGCATAATCGGGCCGACGAGAGCGCCCGCCACCCATTCCGGGAGCTTTTCTGCTTCTTCCGCATTTTTGCAAAGAGCGACACAGTTGATGCGTTTCCAGCTTTCGGGAACCTCGCCCATGAAACTTTGTGCATCGCAGACGCAACCGCGAACATCAAGCTCTTCGGCCATGTCTGGCGTTCCACGCACCCATATGCGGTCGCGCAATTCCATCGGGAGACCAAGCAGCCAACGGTCATAATCGTTGAAAGTCGCGCGAGCATTGCCACCTCGCCCGCGCTTGTCAAGAATCAAACGGGTTAAGCCTCGGCGAAACATTTCTTCGATATCGTCGTGTTCTGCGGCAAAATCATCAGGACAAGTAAAGAGCCAAAGTCGCATTTTCATTTCCTCACACATCTGACGGAGAGGGCAAATTCTTCGTAGGTTTCATCGTACGATACGCTAGAACGGTCTTTTTCGAGCATTACAGTGCGGGCGTAATTTACACGGACCTCGTCTGTCGTCCAAAAGTAGGCGTATTCGTCAAAATAATTATAGTACTCCAAGAAATGGTAACCGCCACCGATTTCCGAAATAAATTCCAGCGCCATCAAGGAATCGGCGGCAAAATCAAAACCGCCTACAGCTTCAATCAAGTTGTCAAAATCTGCTTTTGATGGGATTTTCCAACCTTGCGGGCAAGCAACCATCGCTACATTCCAGGCGTAAAGTCTCCCCTGCTTCTCACAATATTCTGCGCTGTCGTTATAGCAAGAAGTTCTCTTGTAAAGCGAGTCCGAAGTATCAAAATAATTCAAGTTTTGAGCCATCCAGACTTGGCCACCAATTTCAATGGTTTTGTAGCTTTGCGAATCGCGAGCGTCAACGAAAATGCCTGCGCGAGAATCCTCGTCCCCAGCGCCCACCGAAGAATCCGAACACGCCCAAAACGCGAATGCTAAAAAGACTGAAACGAAAGCCCAGAAAAATTCTCTCATATTATCAAATATAATAAACGATTTTTTCGCACTACAAGATGGCGATTCCGGCTCGGAGGCCGGAATGACATGTCAAACCAAGATAATATTTCTATATTTGTGTGCGGATTGACGATTTGATGAACAAACCGCCACGGTTAATAACGAGGCACTCGATGGATTTGAAAATACTCCCTCAGCCAGACGATGTTACGTGCGGACCGACTAGCCTACACGCTGTTTACTCTTATCTTGGCTATAACATTCCCCTTAAAAAGCTCATTTCCGAAATCGAATTTTTGGAAGAAGGAGGCACGCTAGGTGTTTTCCTTGGCATAGATGCCCTCAAGCGCGGATTCAAGGCGACCATTTATTCTTACAATCTCAAGATTTTTGACCCGACGTGGAGCAAACTCAAGATGCCCGAGCTCCGCGAAAAGCTGGTCGCTTTGCACAAGGCAAAACACGCACCCAAGCTCAAAAAGGCTATTGACGCCTACATCCGATTCATTGACCTTGGCGGAACCGTTGCTACCGCAGACCTCCGCGCAAGCATGTTCGAAAGCTATTTCAAGCGAGGCATTCCGGTGCTTTGCGGCCTCAGCGCCACCTATCTTTATCGTTCCCCTCGCGAATACACAAACGAAAAAGACCAGTCCGTCTTTGACGATATCCACGGCGAGCCGATGGGGCATTTCGTAGTGCTTTACGGACTCGATGAAAAGAAGCAGTTCATGGTTGCTGACCCTGATTGTACAAACCCGATGGCAAACGGTCCTTATTATAAAGTGGACAAGTTCCGTCTGATTCACAGCATTTTGCTGGGTGTCATGACTTATGACGGAAATATTCTTGTTGTGGAGAAAAAGTAATGAAAGCTCCGGCACTGATGATTACCTGCGAACATGCGAGCAACGCTGTGCCGGATTTCGTCCTGCGCGCGCTCCGCGATTCAAAGATTCCCGATGACATTCTCGCCTCCCACCGCGCTTACGACATTGGCGCATACAAAGTATTTTCAATTCTTGTAAAACGTTTAAAGCCCGACTTCCATTGCTCTAGCCGATTTACAAGACTCGTGGTCGACATGAACCGCAGTGCGACCAACAAGACGTTCTTTTCGGAGTACACCGTCGGATTACCAAGCTCTGTAAAATCGCACATGCTGAGCCTTTGGGAAAAGTACCGCGAGAAAATTGAAAGCTTTGTCGCGAGTGAAATTCCTGAGAGAGCGCGCAAAAATGAGAAAAATGCACCTAAGGAAGCGCCGCTCAAGGTCATCCACCTCGGTATTCATAGCTTTACGCCTATATTAAATGGTATCGAGCGAGATGCCGATGTCGGGATTCTCTATGACCCGAGCCGACCTGCCGAAGTAAAAATTGCGCAAACGCTCATCCAGAACATCCACGAACGCGCACCGTGGCTTAAAATCCGCAAGAATTACCCGTATTTGGGCAAGTCCGATGGCCTTACGACCACGCTTCGCCAAAAGTTCGGCCCAAGTTACGCGGGACTTGAAATCGAGATTAACCAAAAGCTGCTTAATTTTTAAACTTTTTTCAAAAATTGGTTGTCCGTTTGGGGTAATCTTATTTAATTTTATGCGTGGATTTTTGCCCTTCTTGCGTGTAATGCACGCCGAAGGTGTATATGATCAGATTTTTTACGAAAAAACCTAAAAACGGAGATATCCATGGCAAAAAAGATGATTGCGTGTGACGGTAACGAAGCCACCGCTAACGTTGCATTTGCGGTTAGCGAAGTCGCTGCAATTTACCCGATTACACCGTCTAGTCCTATGGCTGAGCACGCCGACAACTGGAGTGCTGCAGGCAAGAAGAATATTTGGGGACAGGTTCCCCGCGTGTTTGAAATGCAGTCCGAAGGTGGCGCTGCCGGTACCGTTCACGGTGCTTTGCAGGCCGGTGCTTTGACCACGACCTTCACCGCATCTCAGGGTCTTCTCTTGATGATCCCGAACATGTACAAGATTGCGGGCGAACTGACCCCCACGGTCTTCCACGTCACTGCACGTGCTCTTGCAATGCAGGGCCTTTCCATTTTCGGTGACCACTCCGACGTTATGGCTTGCCGCCAGACGGGTTTTGCAATGCTCGCCTCCAGCTGCGTCCAGGAATGCCAGGACCTCGCTCTCGTGGCCCACGCTTCTACTCTCGAAAGCCGCGTTCCGTTTATGCACTTCTTCGACGGTTTCCGTACCTCTCACGAAGTGATGAAGATTGAAGCTCTCGAAGACGGCGTTATCCGTAACGTCATCGACGAAAAGTATGTGAAGGCTTGCCGTGAACGCTGCCTCACACCGGACCGCCCGACTATGCGCGGTACCGCCCAGAACCCGGACGTCTACTTCCAGGGCCGTGAAACGGTGAACCCGTTCTATGCAAAGGTTCCGGAAATTGTCCAGAAGTACATGGACAAGGTTGCTAGCTACACTGGCCGTCAGTACCACATCGTGGACTACGTCGGTGCCGCTGACGCAGACCGCGTAATCATTTCCATGGGTTCTTCGACCTGCACCATCGGTGACACCGTCAAGTACCTGAACTCCAAGGGCGAAAAGGTCGGTCTCGTCAACATTCGCCTCTACCGTCCGTTCCCGATGGAAGCTGTTGTTGCCGCTCTTCCGAAGACTGTCAAGAAGATTGCTGTCCTCGACCGCTGCAAGGAACCGGGTTCCGCTGGCGAACCGCTTTTCCAGGATGCCCTGACCGCAATTTCCGAAGCCGTGATGGCAGGCAAGATGGCTATGCCGAAGATGATCGGCGGCCGCTACGGTCTTTCCTCCAAGGAATTCACGCCGGCTATGGTCAAGGCCATCTTCGACGAACTCTCCAAGGCTGAACCGAAGGCACGCTTCACAGTCGGTATCAACGACGACGTTTGCCACACGAGCCTCACCATCGACCCGAACTTCAAGCTCGAAAGCGACTTCTTCCAGGCTATGTTCTTCGGTCTCGGCTCTGACGGTACTGTCGGTGCCAACAAGAACTCCATTAAGATTATCGGTAACGAAACCGACAACTACGCTCAGGGCTACTTCGTTTACGACTCCAAGAAGTCCGGCTCCATGACCACCTCTCACCTCCGCTTTGGTAAGAGCATCATCGACGCCCCGTATCTCATTGGCGAAAACGAAGCTGATTTCGTAGCTTGCCACCATACTCCGCATCTCGAATCCATCGACATGCTCAAGTATGCCAAGGTCGGTGCAACGTTCCTCGTGAACACCCCGCACTCCGCCGACACCGTTTGGGATACCTTCCCGCGTCCGGTGCAGGAAGCCATCATCAAGAAGCACCTCAAGGTGTTCGTCATTGACGCTTACGCCGTTGCCGCAAAGACCGGCATGGGCCGCCGCATCAACACTGTGATGCAGACCTGCTTCTTCTCCAAGCTCGGTAACGTGCTCGATGCAGAAACTGCTATCAAGTACATCAAGAAGTACGCCGAAAAGACCTACGCCAAGAAGGGCATGGAAGTGGTCCAGAAGAACTGGGACGCTATCGACGCCTCTCTTGCCAACCTCTTCGAAGTCAAGGTTCCGTCTGCTGTCACCAGCACAAAGGAATTCCGCGCTCCGATCCACGGCAACGCTCCGAAGTTCGTGAACGAAGTCACCGCAGAAATCATCAAGGGCAACGGCGAACTCCTCCCCGTTTCCAAGATGCCTTGCGACGGTGTGTTCCCGACCGCTACCACCAAGTACGAAAAGCGCGACCTCGCCCTCAACATCCCGTCCTGGAATCCGGACGCTTGCGTGCAGTGCGGCAAGTGCGCCATGGTCTGCCCGCATGCAGCCATCCGTATGAAGGTTGTGGACGAATCCGCCGTGAAGAACGCTCCGGAAGGCTTCAAGTACACCCCGGCCAAGGGCTTCAAGCTCGAAGGTTCCGAAAAACCGGTATTTGCAATTTCCGTGTCCAGCTACGACTGTACGGGTTGCGGCGTTTGTACGCAGGCCTGTATCGGTAAGGACAAGACCGACGCCACCAAGAAGGCCATCAACATGGTGCCGCAGGAACCGATCAAGGTTCAGCAAGGCAAGTGCTGGGACTTCTTCGTCGATCTCCCGGAATTCGACCGCACTAAGGTCAACAAGAACCTCGTCAAGCAGGCCATGCTCCTCGAACCGTTGTTCGAATTCTCCGGCTCCTGCGCAGGCTGCGGCGAAACCGCTTATGTGCGTCTCGTTTCTCAGTTGTTCGGTGACCGCATGGTTGTCGCCAACGCTACGGGTTGCTCCTCCATTTACGGTGGTAACCTCCCGACCACTCCGTGGGCAAAGAACAAGGAAGGCCGCGGTCCGGCTTGGGCAAACAGCTTGTTCGAAGACAACGCTGAATTCGGTCTCGGTATGCGCCTCGCTATCACGAAGCATGCCAAGCAGGCTTTGAGCCTCCTCGAAGCCGTGAACGTTCCTGCAGAACTCAAGGAAAAGCTCACGACCCAGAAGCAGGACGATGAAGCCGGCATCAAGGCCCAGCGTGAAAACGTTGCCGCCCTGAAGGCAGCCCTCGCCGGTGCTACCGACGATGCATCTGTAAGCCTCCGCGACGAATTCGCCGACTACCTCGTGAAGAAGTCCGTGTGGATCTTCGGTGGTGACGGTTGGGCATACGATATCGGTTACGGTGGTCTCGACCACGTCATGGCCACGGGCGAAAACGTGAACATCTGCGTCCTCGATACCGAAGTGTACTCCAACACCGGTGGACAGGCATCCAAGGCCACGAACCGTGGCGCAGTCGCCCTCTTCGCTGCAGCTGGTAAGCGCGCTGGCAAGAAGGACCTCGGCCTCATCGCCATGAGCTACAAGAACGTTTACGTGGGCCGTATCGCCCTCGGCGCAAACGATGCTCAGGCCCTGAAGGTTCTTCAGGAAGCAGAAGCTCACAATGGTCCGTCGCTGATTATCTGCTACTGCCCCTGCATCAACCACGGTTTCGATCTCAACAGCCAGCTTCAGCACCAGAAGATGGCCGTGGATTCCGGTTACTGGACTCTGCTCCGTTACAACCCGGCTCTCGCCGCCGAAGGAAAGTCTCCGCTTATCCTCGACTCCAAGAAGCCGACGATTCCGGTTGCAGAATACATCTACACCGAAAACCGCTACAAGCAGCTCACCCGTAACAATCCGGAAGTGGCCAAGAAGCTCGCCGACGACCTCCAGAAGGAAGTCGATGCCCGCTACGCATTCTACGACGCCATGTCTAAGGATACCGAAGGTCTGATCAGCCTCTAATCGGTTAACGATTAATTAAAACGCCCCGTCACTCAAAAAGTGGCGGGGTGTTTTGTTTCACTGCCAAGCGAAGGAGGCGACTCTTAAGTAGCCTTCGTAGCGCGGAGCATTCAACTCCATCATAAGTTCCTTATATGCGATAGTTGAATGCGGAGTCTCATAAGAACGGGGCCTTTTTTATTTAGAAGCGGGCGTCCCTCTTTTCACAAATTGTACCATATTACATTGTGTATTGCACAAACGAGTAGAATAATATATATAATGGTAAACGGAGGTCGATATGACAAACGCAGCATTTGCAGAACTTGAAACCCAGGTGGAAGAACTCCCCCTGTTTCAGATTATTGTCCTTCGTCAGAAACTGGACAATATTTTGGAAGAACGAAAAGCCGAAAGGAACATTTCTGTCGGTCTGGCAATGCTAGACGAAATCGCGGGTTCTGTAAATCGTGATATTGACTTCAAAAAAGAACGAGAAGAAAGCAGGGATGCTAAATGAATCTGCTAATTGATTCAAATATTATCCTCGATATGGTCCAACGTCGAGAACCATTCTCGGCCAATTCCAAAGAAATCATAGCGGACTGCATCAAACAAAAATATCAAGGTTTTGTTTCTGCACACTCGTTATGCGACATCTATTACATCCTCAGGAAGGATTTGTCTGTTATCCAGCGTTTGAAACTGGTTGAAATGTTCTGCCAGTTCTTTACTGTAATTCCAGTGTGCAACTAAAAGCGGACTAGATTACATTGTAACGCGGAATATAGACGATTTCAAAAATTCATCTGTTCCTGCGATATTGCCATCAGATTTTCTAGCACAAAACAAGTAAATCGATAAACTATTAATGAGCGACAAGAGATATCTTGCCGCTCGTTTTTTATACCCCCCGCATGTCGGGGTTCCACACGATTTTGTGCAGTTGCACTTGGAAGCGAGCGTTGTTTTGCGTCATGACCTTGCTACCCACCATCCAATTGACAATTTGCTCGTTGGTGAGTTCGCCCCATACCGGCGAAATAAAGATGTGCGGCATATTATCTGGAGATGTTAGCGAGAGTCGCGCGACAACGCCTTCCGCTTCTTGCAAGTCTTCGACACTCCCGACAACGAACTTAAGCACGTCATTTTTGCCGAGTGAAATGATATTTTCCATCTTCATTCGGGCCGACATGCCGCTACTTTTGCACTTCCAGTCCATTGTGTAGAACAGCCCTGGTAACTGCCATTTGCAAGGGACCGTGCCGTTTGTTTCGATGTTGACTTCAAAGCCCGCATCACTGAATGCAGTAAGCAACTCGCCCACGTTTTCGTGAATCAGCGGTTCGCCGCCCGTGAGCGTAACGCACTTGACACCGGATTCGTTGCGATACGCTTCAACCGCTGCAAGGATCTCCCCCACGCTCATCTGCTTAAAATCGGGACCTTCGACCGCATACATCGAATCGCAATAGCTACAGCGCAAGTTACAGCCGTGCAGACGCACGAACACCGCCGCCTGCCCCATGCGAATCCCTTCGCCTTCGATACTTTTAAAAATTTCACAAACTTTCATATAAACTCAAAAAGTCTCTCGTCAATTGCGTCATTCTGACGCCGTAGGCGGAAGAATCCAGTTATTTTTTTAACTTCACTGGATCCTTCGCTATGCTCAGGATGACTAATTGCGGGATTATTGTTTAACAAGGCTTTAGATTCACCCGCTAAACTTCGTATTCGACGGTATTGCCTTCGCTTTCCTGGACCTGCACCTTGTAGCAATGCGGCACTTGTTCGCAAATCCAGCGAGCCATGTTCTCCGCCGTCGGATTAAAGTCCACAACATCGTTCAAGAACTGGTGATCGAGTTTGCCCTTCACGATTTCCTTGATGTGCGAAAAATCGACCACCATTCCGTTCTCGTCGAGCGTTTCGGACTGACAGAACACCGTGACAATCCAGTTATGGCCATGCAGACCTCGGCACTTGCTTTCGTACGGGAGCGAGAGCTTGTGAGCCCCAGAAATTTCAATACGCTTGATAACTCTGTACATATTACGCCTCGTATTCCGTTGTGTCGTTGATGCCCGCCTCGGCGAGAGCCGCCTTGCGTTCCAAGCAGGTTGCGCACTTGCCGCAATGGATTTTACCGCCCTTGTAGCAAGACCAAGTTTCGCTGTAATCCAAGCCAAGAGCCTTACCCTTGCGAGCGATATCCGCCTTGGAAATGTTCGTGTACGGAGCATCAATTGTGATGTTTGCGTATGTACCTGCAGAAATCGCCGCCGACATGTTCTTCACGAATTCTTCGCGGCAGTCCGGGTAAATCGCATGGTCACCAAAGTGGTTTGCCATCATCACGCGCTTGAGGTCACGGCTTTCGGCAAGCCCTGCCGCCACAGAAAGCATAATGCCATTGCGGAACGGCACCACCGTCGATTTCATGTTCTCATCGGCGTAAGTCCCTTCTGGGATAGCGTCAGCACCCGAAAGGAGCGACGAGGTAAAGTAATCGTGCATGAACTTGAGCGGAATCGTAATGTGCGGAATCCCGAGTTTTTCGCAATGCATGCGCGCAAAAGGAATTTCTTTGTCGTTGTGATTGCTGCCGTAATCGAATGAAACTGCAAGAGCAATTTCTGCGGCGCGTTCGTAGAGCAAGGTCACACTGTCCATTCCACCGGACAAGACCAGCAGTGCGTCTTTCATAAAATCTCCTAGTTTTGTTTAAAGTCAGGATGGGTCTCGAACTGACTAATGTCAAAGATAGAATTTTTATGACACTTTTCAAATATTAAAAATGGACATGCTTTAAAATATCTGTACGCCTAAATCGGTGTCGCCGTCCTTGACTTTTGCAAGAATTTCAAGCCCTGTCAAGTCCTGCATCATGCGGATATTGTCATCTTCCATTTCAAAATTGCCGCTACAGCCGTAACGGTTCACGATAATTCCACGGATATCTAGGCCGCGACTACGAGCGTATTCTATAGTGAGCACGCAAGCGTTGATGGAGCCGAGCGCCGCCGTCGTTACGATAAGCAGCGGAAGCTTGAGCGTCTTGATGATATCTTCGAGGAAGATTTTCTGGTCATCATAGCGGATGGGGCAAATGATTCCCCCGCTACCTTCGGCAAAGATGAATTCGTGGCGGGAGCAGGCTGCGTTAAAGTCCGCCTGAACTTTCGAAAGTTCAACGGGATTGCCTTCTTTTTGTGCGGCCAGATGCGGCGAAACAGCCTCTTTGTAAACGTAACTGACGAGCTGTTCTT
The DNA window shown above is from Fibrobacter sp. UWB16 and carries:
- the queD gene encoding 6-carboxytetrahydropterin synthase QueD, which encodes MYRVIKRIEISGAHKLSLPYESKCRGLHGHNWIVTVFCQSETLDENGMVVDFSHIKEIVKGKLDHQFLNDVVDFNPTAENMARWICEQVPHCYKVQVQESEGNTVEYEV
- a CDS encoding FISUMP domain-containing protein, with protein sequence MREFFWAFVSVFLAFAFWACSDSSVGAGDEDSRAGIFVDARDSQSYKTIEIGGQVWMAQNLNYFDTSDSLYKRTSCYNDSAEYCEKQGRLYAWNVAMVACPQGWKIPSKADFDNLIEAVGGFDFAADSLMALEFISEIGGGYHFLEYYNYFDEYAYFWTTDEVRVNYARTVMLEKDRSSVSYDETYEEFALSVRCVRK
- the queC gene encoding 7-cyano-7-deazaguanine synthase QueC, whose protein sequence is MKDALLVLSGGMDSVTLLYERAAEIALAVSFDYGSNHNDKEIPFARMHCEKLGIPHITIPLKFMHDYFTSSLLSGADAIPEGTYADENMKSTVVPFRNGIMLSVAAGLAESRDLKRVMMANHFGDHAIYPDCREEFVKNMSAAISAGTYANITIDAPYTNISKADIARKGKALGLDYSETWSCYKGGKIHCGKCATCLERKAALAEAGINDTTEYEA
- the nifJ gene encoding pyruvate:ferredoxin (flavodoxin) oxidoreductase translates to MAKKMIACDGNEATANVAFAVSEVAAIYPITPSSPMAEHADNWSAAGKKNIWGQVPRVFEMQSEGGAAGTVHGALQAGALTTTFTASQGLLLMIPNMYKIAGELTPTVFHVTARALAMQGLSIFGDHSDVMACRQTGFAMLASSCVQECQDLALVAHASTLESRVPFMHFFDGFRTSHEVMKIEALEDGVIRNVIDEKYVKACRERCLTPDRPTMRGTAQNPDVYFQGRETVNPFYAKVPEIVQKYMDKVASYTGRQYHIVDYVGAADADRVIISMGSSTCTIGDTVKYLNSKGEKVGLVNIRLYRPFPMEAVVAALPKTVKKIAVLDRCKEPGSAGEPLFQDALTAISEAVMAGKMAMPKMIGGRYGLSSKEFTPAMVKAIFDELSKAEPKARFTVGINDDVCHTSLTIDPNFKLESDFFQAMFFGLGSDGTVGANKNSIKIIGNETDNYAQGYFVYDSKKSGSMTTSHLRFGKSIIDAPYLIGENEADFVACHHTPHLESIDMLKYAKVGATFLVNTPHSADTVWDTFPRPVQEAIIKKHLKVFVIDAYAVAAKTGMGRRINTVMQTCFFSKLGNVLDAETAIKYIKKYAEKTYAKKGMEVVQKNWDAIDASLANLFEVKVPSAVTSTKEFRAPIHGNAPKFVNEVTAEIIKGNGELLPVSKMPCDGVFPTATTKYEKRDLALNIPSWNPDACVQCGKCAMVCPHAAIRMKVVDESAVKNAPEGFKYTPAKGFKLEGSEKPVFAISVSSYDCTGCGVCTQACIGKDKTDATKKAINMVPQEPIKVQQGKCWDFFVDLPEFDRTKVNKNLVKQAMLLEPLFEFSGSCAGCGETAYVRLVSQLFGDRMVVANATGCSSIYGGNLPTTPWAKNKEGRGPAWANSLFEDNAEFGLGMRLAITKHAKQALSLLEAVNVPAELKEKLTTQKQDDEAGIKAQRENVAALKAALAGATDDASVSLRDEFADYLVKKSVWIFGGDGWAYDIGYGGLDHVMATGENVNICVLDTEVYSNTGGQASKATNRGAVALFAAAGKRAGKKDLGLIAMSYKNVYVGRIALGANDAQALKVLQEAEAHNGPSLIICYCPCINHGFDLNSQLQHQKMAVDSGYWTLLRYNPALAAEGKSPLILDSKKPTIPVAEYIYTENRYKQLTRNNPEVAKKLADDLQKEVDARYAFYDAMSKDTEGLISL
- a CDS encoding PIN domain-containing protein, translating into MNLLIDSNIILDMVQRREPFSANSKEIIADCIKQKYQGFVSAHSLCDIYYILRKDLSVIQRLKLVEMFCQFFTVIPVCN
- a CDS encoding radical SAM protein — protein: MKVCEIFKSIEGEGIRMGQAAVFVRLHGCNLRCSYCDSMYAVEGPDFKQMSVGEILAAVEAYRNESGVKCVTLTGGEPLIHENVGELLTAFSDAGFEVNIETNGTVPCKWQLPGLFYTMDWKCKSSGMSARMKMENIISLGKNDVLKFVVGSVEDLQEAEGVVARLSLTSPDNMPHIFISPVWGELTNEQIVNWMVGSKVMTQNNARFQVQLHKIVWNPDMRGV
- a CDS encoding N-formylglutamate amidohydrolase, with product MKAPALMITCEHASNAVPDFVLRALRDSKIPDDILASHRAYDIGAYKVFSILVKRLKPDFHCSSRFTRLVVDMNRSATNKTFFSEYTVGLPSSVKSHMLSLWEKYREKIESFVASEIPERARKNEKNAPKEAPLKVIHLGIHSFTPILNGIERDADVGILYDPSRPAEVKIAQTLIQNIHERAPWLKIRKNYPYLGKSDGLTTTLRQKFGPSYAGLEIEINQKLLNF
- the bioD gene encoding dethiobiotin synthase, whose amino-acid sequence is MFEEKLQAQTSEFANGERPHTSKPKGYFVTATGTDVGKTFITGLLVKKWRDSGIDAGYYKAALSGAELRDGKWIAGDADYVKRIANLPDTQEQLVSYVYKEAVSPHLAAQKEGNPVELSKVQADFNAACSRHEFIFAEGSGGIICPIRYDDQKIFLEDIIKTLKLPLLIVTTAALGSINACVLTIEYARSRGLDIRGIIVNRYGCSGNFEMEDDNIRMMQDLTGLEILAKVKDGDTDLGVQIF